From a single Cryptococcus deuterogattii R265 chromosome 5, complete sequence genomic region:
- a CDS encoding acyl-protein thioesterase 1, whose protein sequence is MPSSLKHLKISPKEAHTATVIFLHGLGDSGHGWLPVAKMLWSSFPNVKWILPHAPIVPVSLNHGMAMPSWFDIRHLDKLDNSEHDDEQGMLETVKSVDELIQAEVDSGIPEDRIVLGGFSQGGAISLLSALTTKRKLAGVVGLSCWVPLSHKIAQMKSEHAKDIPIFWGHGTNDPVVDYSFGQRSIDFLVQKCGYRLLPQGTTFARPGIRFESYPGMPHSSCPQEIDDLKSWLTEALK, encoded by the exons CCCTCATCTTTGAAACACTTGAAGATCTCGCCCAAGGAGGCCCATACTGCTACTGTCATATTCCTTCAC GGTTTGGGCGATAGTG GCCATGGGTGGCTTCCTGTTGCCAAGATGCTTTGGAGCTCATTCCCAAATGTGAAATGGATACTTCCACATGCCCCTATAGTCCCCGTCTCCTTAAACCACGGTATGGCTATGCCTTCTTGGTTCGACATCCGTCACCTTGATAAATTGGATAACTCGGAGCACGACGATGAACAGGGGATGCTCGAAACGGTAAAATCTGTTGACGAACTTATTCAGGCAGAAGTAGATAGTGGGATCCCTGAAGATAGGATCGTTCTCGGTGGCTTCTCGCAGGGCGGTGCCATCAGTCTTCTCAGTGCGCTGACAAcaaagaggaagctggCTGGAGTGGTGGGGTTGAGCTGCTGGGTCCCACTCAGTCACAAGATCGCACAA ATGAAATCTGAGCATGCCAAGGATATTCCTATATTCTGGGGCCACGGAACGAATGACCCAGTGGTCGATTACAGCT TTGGACAACGATCGATTGATTTCCTTGTCCAAAAATGCGGCTACagacttcttcctcaggGCACTACCTTTGCTCGCCCTGGTATCCGTTTTGAATCCTATCCAGGAATGCCTCATTCTTCCTGTCCTCAGGAGATTGATGATCTCAAGTCATGGCTAACGGAGGCACTCAAATAA
- a CDS encoding glyoxal oxidase, translating to MLSPSTLLHALSFAALAALPAQAQLANTFQYVGLSGVSAQQMFLGTMNKVYIVDKTEKNNATVNGHPAWASEYDLTTNTFRTMDVLSNSFCAGGTVLGNGTWLNAGGNQAITYGGAAMAPDQQSGQSPYADWDGGKAVRLLDPCDDESCNWVDDPALYMTSRRWYPTLETLEDGSAIIMGGCEWGGYVNYADNQNNPTVEYFPPKGEPFTLNFLLNTMPVNLFPLVWLLPSGNLFVQAEYQAEIFDYKNNIEYPISDIPDCVRVYPASAGTAVFPMTPENNWTATIIFCGGTFLESDQWTTTWDISQYPANESCVHISPDVDLTWYQNDPLDTGRSMGNFINLPDGRLFYVNGAHTGTAGYGNQDWCIGESYADHPLYQSWYFDPTQPSGQRWSKAGVSSIPRMYHSSASLLPDGNVIISGSNPNADYVDAVNNASYTYFTQYQVEIFYPDYADHVKPNPQGMPSNITYGGDYFNVTLSASDLFNSPININKTRAVIMRTGFSTHTMNMGQRHVELETSFTTLDDGGGILHVAQLPPNPAILAPGPALFFIVVDGIPSNASWIMVGDGIIGEQTLHERSVLPRSQISAQIMTQYGLGGYSTATTSAATKSWVSWKLVGASLMGLWGGIVLL from the exons ATGCTCTCCCCTTCAACTCTCCTCCACGCTCTCTCTTTCGCAGCTCTGGCAGCTTTACCTGCGCAAGCCCAACTCGCAAACACGTTTCAATATGTTGGACTATCTGGCGTATCCGCCCAGCAAATGTTCTTGGGCACTATGAACAAAGTCTATATCGTAGACAAAAC TGAAAAGAACAATGCGACTGTCAACGGACATCCAGCATGGGCCTCAGAATATGACTTGACCACAAACACTTTTCGCACTATGGACGTGCTTTCGAATTCGTTCTGTGCCGGGGGTACTGTCTTGGGAAATGGCACATGGCTCAATGCAG GAGGGAATCAAGCAATCACTTATGGAGGAGCAGCGATGGCCCCCGATCAACAGAGCGGACAATCGCCATATGCTGACtgggatggaggaaaggcCGTCCGCTTGCTTGATCCGTGTGACGACGAATCGTGCAATTGGGTGGATGACCCCGCGTTATACATGACCAGTCGACGGTGGTATCCGACACTCGAGActttggaggatggatCTGCGATCATTATGGGCGGTTGCG AATGGGGAGGATACGTCAACTATGCAGACAATCAAAACAACCCTACCGTCGAATATTTTCCTCCCAAGGGCGAGCCGTTCACCCTcaacttccttctcaacacCATGCCTGTgaacctcttccctctaGTCTGGCTCCTTCCCTCTGGCAATCTCTTTGTTCAAGCAGAGTACCAAGCTGAGATTTTTGATTACAAAAATAACATTGAATACCCAATCAGTGATATTCCTGATTGTGTTCGAGTATACCCAGCATCTGCAGGAACTGCAGTTTTCCCCATGACTCCTGAAAACAACTGGACGGCGACAATTATATTTTGTGGAGGGACATTTTTAGAGTCGGATCAATGGACAACAACTTGGGATATCAGTCAATATCCGGCAAACGAGAGTTGTGTGCACATCAGTCCCGATGTCGATCTGACCTGGTACCAGAATGATCCTCTTGATACAGGGCGCTCCATGGGCAAC TTCATTAATCTCCCTGATGGTCGACTCTTTTACGTCAACGGAGCTCACACTGGAACAGCCGGGTATGGAAATCAAGACTGGTGTATTGGCGAATCATACGCAGATCACCCCCTCTATCAATCGTGGTATTTTGACCCTACCCAGCCTTCAGGGCAAAGGTGGTCCAAAGCGGGTGTGTCGTCTATCCCACGTATGTATCACTCTTCGGCTTCGTTGTTGCCCGACGGCAATGTGATCATTTCGGGTAGTAACCCTAATGCGGACT ATGTTGATGCGGTCAACAATGCGAGTTACACCTACTTCACACAATATCAAGTGGAGATATTCTATCCGGATTA TGCGGATCATGTGAAGCCGAACCCGCAAGGCATGCCTAGCAACATCACTT ACGGCGGCGATTATTTCAACGTCACTCTCTCAGCCTCCGATCTCTTCAACAGTCctatcaacatcaacaaaaCCCGCGCGGTGATCATGCGTACTGGCTTTTCAACACATACGATGAACATGGGTCAACGACACGTCGAACTAGAGACGAGTTTCACGACATTAGATGATGGCGGGGGAATCTTACACGTCGCACAATTGCCGCCAAATCCCGCTATACTTG CTCCTGGGCCCGCGCTCTTTTTCATTGTTGTGGACGGTATTCCCTCCAATGCTTCTTGGATAATGGTTGGTGATGGCATCATCGGGGAGCAAACTTTACATGAGAGGAGTGTTTTGCCCCGCTCCCAGATTAGTGCACAGATCATGACACAATATGGGCTTGGTGGTTATTCCACCGCCACGACTTCTGCTGCGACAAAGTCATGGGTAAGTTGGAAGTTGGTAGGAGCGAGCTTGATGGGCTTGTGGGGAGGTATTGTGCTTTTATAG
- a CDS encoding cytoplasmic protein, translated as MSRPQAAPRPGTAKPQGATPPQNMPRRNPGTVPGLARTASSLRQGSSSPPSPPISGTSPPPSLPARQRHPARQLKQSLPVRTSKTTERHVFLPEDPQLAPIPRSPMETPSQLATPPRRGSVTSTLGLRQQHDERSDAEKMTKREREENRLPRLTAYATAEGYKLKTLQAFLKREHGVSVVRVYDDCVYAIYNLPLLPGYGATTKVRSSPVVKSPGGVSLMERMTMAEEQGYNDSYFPREDPAELTPAEYILSSSPSGGDGVGTDLDVLAQDGEREREMREAERQGEGERQGENEQQISSDMSKSEESEEPREHHPHHDPGTHLSPDHPGYLEHTPSTALTPMDLPPHHPHHHRQQLQQQQLHTSSSIQTPEAYPVPAPPSIGPLKPRRRKSHASLNNVAEAIFFSYGVSVFFGFNETEEKEIMEDAETAGAWIRGLNEDDWEVEEFHYVHDPDAENPRIYNDMFTFKSRSHLFKLSLAHAIAQSTKLSIYESVMQETLSLTASFPKELSITGHLQLTRREALKMTGRLFKLRMDVNLSGGILDTPELFWSEASLFPLYEAVHEYLEIGPRIQVLNDRLAVAGDLLEIIHEYIEERATHRLTWIIIWLIVGEVIARMVFHAIPREQGEFLLLKAPQLLIAGTGQSFA; from the exons ATGTCCCGCCCGCAGGCTGCCCCCCGCCCCGGCACCGCCAAGCCACAGGGCGCCACTCCCCCCCAGAACATGCCCAGGCGAAACCCCGGCACTGTACCAG GACTTGCGAGAACGGCATCCTCCCTCAGGCAGggctcctcctctcctccctccccgcccATCTCAGGAACCTCTCCGCCCCCGTCCCTCCCCGCTCGGCAAAGGCACCCCGCCCGCCAGCTGAAACAGTCCCTCCCCGTACGGACATCCAAGACCACAGAACGCCATGTCTTCCTCCCCGAAGACCCCCAGCTCGCGCCTATCCCCAGAAGTCCCATGGAGACGCCTTCCCAGCTCGCCACACCACCTAGGCGCGGCTCAGTCACCAGCACCCTCGGCCTCAGGCAGCAACACGACGAGCGCAGCGACGCcgagaagatgacaaagcgcgagagggaagagaacaGGCTGCCCAGGCTCACTGCCTATGCCACCGCCGAGGGATACAAGCTCAAGACCCTGCAGGCCTTTCTCAAGCGCGAGCACGGTGTCAGCGTCGTGCGCGTCTATGACGACTGTGTCTATGCC ATCTACaatctccctcttctcccggGATACGGTGCAACGACAAAGGTACGCTCGTCGCCCGTCGTCAAGTCGCCAGGCGGTGTATCCCTCATGGAGCGAATGACCATGGCCGAAGAGCAAGGCTACAATGACTCGTACTTTCCCCGCGAAGATCCGGCAGAGCTCACACCGGCAGAATATAtcctctccagctctccATCCGGTGGCGATGGTGTCGGCACCGATCTGGATGTTCTGGCGCAAGATggcgaaagagagagagagatgcGAGAGGCTGAGCGTCAAGGCGAGGGTGAGCGTCAAGGCGAGAACGAGCAGCAAATCTCGAGCGACATGTCGAAGTCCGAAGAGTCTGAAGAACCTCGTGAACACCACCCGCATCATGATCCGGGGACACACCTCTCTCCCGATCATCCCGGCTACCTCGAGCACACGCCGTCGACAGCACTCACGCCCATGGATCTGCCTCCACACCacccccaccaccaccgccagcagctgcagcagcagcagctgcacACGTCGTCAAGTATACAAACCCCAGAAGCATACCCTGTACCTGCTCCTCCCTCAATAGGTCCACTGAAACCTCGTCGACGGAAATCGCATGCGTCTTTGAACAATGTGGCAGAAgccatattcttctcgTACGGCGTATCCGTATTCTTTGGGTTCAACGAAAccgaggaaaaggagattaTGGAGGATGCAGAGACTGCTGGTGCATGGATCAGAGGTCTGAACGAAGATGACTGGGAAGTCGAAGAGTTCCATTACGTG caCGACCCGGATGCGGAGAACCCTCGGATCTACAATGACATGTTTACATTCAAATCCCGCTCACACTTATTCAAACTTTCCCTCGCCCACGCCATTGCTCAGTCAACCAAACTCAGCATATACGAGTCTGTCATGCAAGAAACCCTATCGCTCACCGCCTCGTTCCCCAAGGAACTGTCCATCACTGGCCACCTGCAATtgacgagaagagaagCACTTAAAATGACCGGTCGATTGTTCAAATTGAGGATGGACGTCAATCTCAGTGGCGGGATCCTCGATACTCCCGAATTGTTTTGGTCAGAAGcgtccctcttcccactgTACGAAGCCGTTCACGAGTACCTCGAGATCGGTCCGAGAATCCAGGTACTGAACGATAGGCTCGCAGTCGCCGGTGATCTG TTGGAAATTATTCACGAGTACATTGAAGAACGCGCAACCCATCGACTGACGTGGATCATTATCTGGTTAATCGTC GGCGAAGTGATTGCGAGAATGGTGTTCCATGCCATACCAAGGGAACAGGGTGAATTCTTGTTACTCAAGGCTCCCCAATTGTTGATCGCCGGCACAGGTCAAAGTTTTGCCTAG